The Triticum aestivum cultivar Chinese Spring chromosome 7B, IWGSC CS RefSeq v2.1, whole genome shotgun sequence genome window below encodes:
- the LOC123161272 gene encoding uncharacterized protein gives MATPSHSHGLPLAPLRTLLLALPLLSLILLLTLHLPPRHRPAPPAPLILPTPLLTTAATAAAQPKPKADPSSFSSPSPTTLSHVVFGVASSRRTLPLRLPLLRLWLRPPARAFLFLDAPPRAASIPANLHLRVSRDASRFPYSYRKGLPSAVRVARIAKELLLELRQQQQHQSPPPRWLVLADDDTAFVLPNLLHTLSKYDWHEPWYLGAPSESAAQNVWHGFSMAYGGGGIAISWPLAARLARVLDSCIIRYPHLYGSDSRIYACLAELGVELTHEPGFHQIDLHGDISGFLRAHPLAPLVSLHHLDNVYPLYPGMDRAKAVEHFFRAANADPARIVQQTVCYDHSRSLTASVAWGYSVQVFKGNVLLPDILAVQKTFVPWRRGRNVTDVFMFSTKHYPRDECKRAALFFLKSISSGKGKTESNYSRQLPQKCLPNLIQLRNMQQIKVRSELLHLVPGKALRRHCCDIVPSSSETTMDIDIRKCKDGELIAMHS, from the exons ATGGCAACGCCGTCGCACTCGCACGGGCTCCCGCTCGCGCCCCTCCGGACGCTCCTGCTCGCCTTGCCGCTCTTGTCGCTCATCCTCCTCCTCACGCTGCACCTCCCGCCGCGCCACCGGCCGGCCCCTCCGGCTCCCCTCATCCTCCCCACGCCCCTCCTGACCACCGCCGCCACAGCCGCCGCCCAGCCTAAGCCCAAGGCCGACCCCTCCTCCTTCTCGTCGCCCTCGCCGACGACGCTCTCGCACGTGGTGTTCGGGGTGGCCTCCTCCCGCCGCACGCTGCCGCtgcgcctcccgctcctccgcctCTGGCTCCGCCCGCCCGCGCGCGCCTTCCTCTTCCTcgacgcgccgccccgcgccgcctccatcCCGGCGAACCTCCACCTCCGCGTCTCCCGCGACGCCTCCCGCTTTCCCTACTCCTACCGGAAGGGCCTCCCCTCCGCGGTCCGCGTCGCGCGTATCGCCAAGGAGCTCCTCCTCGAGCTccgccagcagcagcagcaccagtcGCCGCCGCCGAGGTGGCTGGTGCTCGCCGATGACGACACCGCCTTcgtcctccccaacctcctccacaCCCTCTCCAAGTACGACTGGCATGAGCCATGGTACCTCGGCGCGCCTTCCGAGTCCGCCGCGCAGAACGTCTGGCACGGCTTCAGCATGGcctatggcggcggcggcatcgCCATCAGCTGGCCCCTCGCAGCGCGCCTGGCCCGCGTGCTCGACTCCTGCATCATCAGGTACCCCCACCTCTACGGCAGCGACTCCAGGATCTACGCCTGCCTCGCCGAGCTCGGCGTCGAGCTCACCCACGAGCCAGGATTCCACCAG ATCGACCTTCATGGGGATATATCTGGATTTCTAAGAGCACATCCACTTGCTCCTTTAGTGTCACTTCACCACCTTGATAATGTCTATCCTCTTTACCCTGGTATGGATCGTGCAAAGGCGGTTGAGCATTTCTTCAGAGCAGCTAATGCTGACCCAGCGAGGATCGTTCAACAAACAGTGTGCTATGACCATTCAAGATCACTTACTGCTTCAGTGGCATGGGGCTATTCTGTTCAGGTTTTCAAAGGCAATGTACTGCTTCCTGACATCCTTGCTGTGCAAAAAACCTTTGTGCCGTGGAGAAGAGGTCGCAATGTTACGGATGTTTTTATGTTTAGCACCAAGCATTATCCAAGGGACGAGTGCAAACGAGCTGCTCTTTTCTTCCTAAAAAGTATTTCTTCCGGCAAAGGCAAGACGGAAAGCAATTACAGTAGGCAGCTGCCCCAAAAATGCTTGCCAAACTTGATTCAGTTGAGGAATATGCAACAAATAAAAGTGAGATCAGAGCTACTGCATCTGGTTCCTGGGAAG GCTTTAAGACGACACTGCTGTGACATCGTACCTTCTTCATCTGAAACCACCATGGATATTGATATCAGGAAATGCAAAGATGGTGAATTGATCGCGATGCATTCGTAG